The following proteins come from a genomic window of Miscanthus floridulus cultivar M001 chromosome 2, ASM1932011v1, whole genome shotgun sequence:
- the LOC136520602 gene encoding transcription factor PIF4-like isoform X5 yields the protein MNQFVHDWSNMGDTSRPLGEDDDLIELLWCNGHVVMQSQTHRKVPPRPDKAAVVAPPPAPASVPQEDEGGLWSPFALADSLDKDIFSEFFYEAPAAVEAAATPVASGGTGTEAAVGKSCRHVVPAEADRRGGACPVSEDPCDLMPPPKSTPASCSRQQTRSLANGGDNAGDLSDLIVRSGSAGKSAAAGAAAAEAGASSMLSAIGSSICGSNQVLVQRAVGAPGRANANAMGSRGNEASSSGRSNYCFGTATTTTTTEPTSTSNRSSKRKRLDTEDSESPSEDAESESAAMLARKPPQKMTTARRSRAAEVHNLSERKRRDRINEKMRALQELIPHCNKQTDKASMLDEAIEYLKSLQLQVQATASRHADDVDGQRHRGATGGDVPRRAPVPTADGRRDGPGGGDAVHAAAAVHGRPAAGGAHQRAGERQPSAGLPGPPPHAGGGGHHGAVRALPRRQPPAAAAVAALRAGRGLLPAAGGEGHAAADSRASSRAGPRWQHAGRRRARNAAPRERAKQRTRSLCGAFCSCRVGEFCVGDPEEVGDLEVGNQEVHRRLDQEEVL from the exons ATGAACCAGTTCGTCCATGATTGGAGCAACATGGGAGACACCTCCAGGCCGCTCGG CGAAGACGATGACCTCATTGAGCTGCTCTGGTGCAACGGCCATGTCGTCATGCAGAGCCAGACCCACCGGAAGGTGCCGCCGAGGCCCGACAAGGCTGCGGTGGTGGCGCCTCCTCCAGCCCCCGCGTCGGTGCCGCAAGAAGACGAGGGCGGCCTCTGGTCCCCCTTCGCGCTGGCCGACTCGCTTGACAAGGACATCTTCTCGGAGTTCTTCTACGAGGCACCAGcagcggtggaggcggcggcgacaCCGGTGGCCTCTGGTGGCACCGGCACCGAAGCCGCCGTGGGCAAGTCGTGCAGGCACGTCGTTCCAGCGGAGGCCGACAGGCGCGGCGGGGCGTGCCCGGTGTCCGAGGACCCGTGCGACCTGATGCCGCCGCCCAAGTCGACGCCCGCGTCCTGCTCCAGGCAGCAGACGAGGAGCCTGGCCAACGGCGGCGACAATGCCGGCGACCTCTCGGACCTCATCGTCCGGTCGGGGAGCGCGGGGAAGTCGGctgcggcgggggcggcggcggcggaggccggcGCGTCGTCGATGCTGAGCGCGATCGGGTCGAGCATCTGCGGGAGCAACCAGGTGTTGGTGCAGCGCGCGGTGGGCGCGCCGGGGCGCGCGAACGCGAACGCCATGGGCAGCAGGGGCAACGAGGCGTCCTCGTCGGGGCGGTCCAACTACTGCTTcggcaccgccaccaccaccaccacgaccgaGCCGACAAGCACCAGCAACCGGAGCAGCAAGCGCAAGCGGCTCGACACCGAGGACTCGGAGAGCCCCAGCGAG GACGCGGAGTCGGAGTCCGCCGCCATGTTGGCGCGCAAGCCGCCGCAGAAGATGACGACGGCGCGGAGGAGCCGCGCCGCCGAAGTGCACAACCTCTCGGAGAGG AAGAGACGAGACAGGATAAACGAGAAGATGAGAGCCCTGCAAGAGCTCATACCTCACTGCAACAAG CAGACGGACAAGGCGTCAATGCTTGACGAGGCGATCGAGTACCTCAAGTCGCTGCAGCTGCAAGTGCAG GCAACGGCATCGCGGCATGCAGATGATGTGGATGGGCAGCGGCATCGCGGCGCCACCGGCGGTGATGTTCCCCGGCGTGCACCAGTACCTACCGCGGATGGGCGTCGGGATGGGCCCGGCGGCGGCGATGCCGTCCATGCCGCGGCTGCCGTTCATGGCCGCCCCGCAGCCGGTGGTGCCCACCAACGCGCAGGTGAACGTCAACCCAGTGCCGGGCTACCGGGGCCACCACCACATGCCGGCGGCGGTGGGCATCACGGAGCCGTACGGGCACTACCTCGGCGTCAGCCAcctgcagccgccgccgtcgcag CACTACGTGCAGGGCGTGGGCTACTACCCGCCGCTGGGGGcgaaggccatgcagcagcagattCCAGAGCTTCATCACGTGCCGGGCCCCGGTGGCAGCATGCCGGCCGGCGGCGCGCCCGGAATGCTGCCCCCAGAGAGCGCGCCAAGCAGAGGACCAG
- the LOC136520602 gene encoding transcription factor PIF4-like isoform X20 codes for MNQFVHDWSNMGDTSRPLGEDDDLIELLWCNGHVVMQSQTHRKVPPRPDKAAVVAPPPAPASVPQEDEGGLWSPFALADSLDKDIFSEFFYEAPAAVEAAATPVASGGTGTEAAVGKSCRHVVPAEADRRGGACPVSEDPCDLMPPPKSTPASCSRQQTRSLANGGDNAGDLSDLIVRSGSAGKSAAAGAAAAEAGASSMLSAIGSSICGSNQVLVQRAVGAPGRANANAMGSRGNEASSSGRSNYCFGTATTTTTTEPTSTSNRSSKRKRLDTEDSESPSEDAESESAAMLARKPPQKMTTARRSRAAEVHNLSERKRRDRINEKMRALQELIPHCNKQTDKASMLDEAIEYLKSLQLQVQATASRHADDVDGQRHRGATGGDVPRRAPVPTADGRRDGPGGGDAVHAAAAVHGRPAAGGAHQRAGERQPSAGLPGPPPHAGGGGHHGAVRALPRRQPPAAAAVAALRAGRGLLPAAGGEGHAAADSRASSRAGPRWQHAGRRRARNAAPRERAKQRTRPRGATD; via the exons ATGAACCAGTTCGTCCATGATTGGAGCAACATGGGAGACACCTCCAGGCCGCTCGG CGAAGACGATGACCTCATTGAGCTGCTCTGGTGCAACGGCCATGTCGTCATGCAGAGCCAGACCCACCGGAAGGTGCCGCCGAGGCCCGACAAGGCTGCGGTGGTGGCGCCTCCTCCAGCCCCCGCGTCGGTGCCGCAAGAAGACGAGGGCGGCCTCTGGTCCCCCTTCGCGCTGGCCGACTCGCTTGACAAGGACATCTTCTCGGAGTTCTTCTACGAGGCACCAGcagcggtggaggcggcggcgacaCCGGTGGCCTCTGGTGGCACCGGCACCGAAGCCGCCGTGGGCAAGTCGTGCAGGCACGTCGTTCCAGCGGAGGCCGACAGGCGCGGCGGGGCGTGCCCGGTGTCCGAGGACCCGTGCGACCTGATGCCGCCGCCCAAGTCGACGCCCGCGTCCTGCTCCAGGCAGCAGACGAGGAGCCTGGCCAACGGCGGCGACAATGCCGGCGACCTCTCGGACCTCATCGTCCGGTCGGGGAGCGCGGGGAAGTCGGctgcggcgggggcggcggcggcggaggccggcGCGTCGTCGATGCTGAGCGCGATCGGGTCGAGCATCTGCGGGAGCAACCAGGTGTTGGTGCAGCGCGCGGTGGGCGCGCCGGGGCGCGCGAACGCGAACGCCATGGGCAGCAGGGGCAACGAGGCGTCCTCGTCGGGGCGGTCCAACTACTGCTTcggcaccgccaccaccaccaccacgaccgaGCCGACAAGCACCAGCAACCGGAGCAGCAAGCGCAAGCGGCTCGACACCGAGGACTCGGAGAGCCCCAGCGAG GACGCGGAGTCGGAGTCCGCCGCCATGTTGGCGCGCAAGCCGCCGCAGAAGATGACGACGGCGCGGAGGAGCCGCGCCGCCGAAGTGCACAACCTCTCGGAGAGG AAGAGACGAGACAGGATAAACGAGAAGATGAGAGCCCTGCAAGAGCTCATACCTCACTGCAACAAG CAGACGGACAAGGCGTCAATGCTTGACGAGGCGATCGAGTACCTCAAGTCGCTGCAGCTGCAAGTGCAG GCAACGGCATCGCGGCATGCAGATGATGTGGATGGGCAGCGGCATCGCGGCGCCACCGGCGGTGATGTTCCCCGGCGTGCACCAGTACCTACCGCGGATGGGCGTCGGGATGGGCCCGGCGGCGGCGATGCCGTCCATGCCGCGGCTGCCGTTCATGGCCGCCCCGCAGCCGGTGGTGCCCACCAACGCGCAGGTGAACGTCAACCCAGTGCCGGGCTACCGGGGCCACCACCACATGCCGGCGGCGGTGGGCATCACGGAGCCGTACGGGCACTACCTCGGCGTCAGCCAcctgcagccgccgccgtcgcag CACTACGTGCAGGGCGTGGGCTACTACCCGCCGCTGGGGGcgaaggccatgcagcagcagattCCAGAGCTTCATCACGTGCCGGGCCCCGGTGGCAGCATGCCGGCCGGCGGCGCGCCCGGAATGCTGCCCCCAGAGAGCGCGCCAAGCAGAGGACCAG
- the LOC136520602 gene encoding transcription factor PHYTOCHROME INTERACTING FACTOR-LIKE 13-like isoform X14: MNQFVHDWSNMGDTSRPLGEDDDLIELLWCNGHVVMQSQTHRKVPPRPDKAAVVAPPPAPASVPQEDEGGLWSPFALADSLDKDIFSEFFYEAPAAVEAAATPVASGGTGTEAAVGKSCRHVVPAEADRRGGACPVSEDPCDLMPPPKSTPASCSRQQTRSLANGGDNAGDLSDLIVRSGSAGKSAAAGAAAAEAGASSMLSAIGSSICGSNQVLVQRAVGAPGRANANAMGSRGNEASSSGRSNYCFGTATTTTTTEPTSTSNRSSKRKRLDTEDSESPSEDAESESAAMLARKPPQKMTTARRSRAAEVHNLSERKRRDRINEKMRALQELIPHCNKQTDKASMLDEAIEYLKSLQLQVQMMWMGSGIAAPPAVMFPGVHQYLPRMGVGMGPAAAMPSMPRLPFMAAPQPVVPTNAQVNVNPVPGYRGHHHMPAAVGITEPYGHYLGVSHLQPPPSQHYVQGVGYYPPLGAKAMQQQIPELHHVPGPGGSMPAGGAPGMLPPESAPSRGPDPGEPQTKEHDPDYIEKLGDDLPERLS, from the exons ATGAACCAGTTCGTCCATGATTGGAGCAACATGGGAGACACCTCCAGGCCGCTCGG CGAAGACGATGACCTCATTGAGCTGCTCTGGTGCAACGGCCATGTCGTCATGCAGAGCCAGACCCACCGGAAGGTGCCGCCGAGGCCCGACAAGGCTGCGGTGGTGGCGCCTCCTCCAGCCCCCGCGTCGGTGCCGCAAGAAGACGAGGGCGGCCTCTGGTCCCCCTTCGCGCTGGCCGACTCGCTTGACAAGGACATCTTCTCGGAGTTCTTCTACGAGGCACCAGcagcggtggaggcggcggcgacaCCGGTGGCCTCTGGTGGCACCGGCACCGAAGCCGCCGTGGGCAAGTCGTGCAGGCACGTCGTTCCAGCGGAGGCCGACAGGCGCGGCGGGGCGTGCCCGGTGTCCGAGGACCCGTGCGACCTGATGCCGCCGCCCAAGTCGACGCCCGCGTCCTGCTCCAGGCAGCAGACGAGGAGCCTGGCCAACGGCGGCGACAATGCCGGCGACCTCTCGGACCTCATCGTCCGGTCGGGGAGCGCGGGGAAGTCGGctgcggcgggggcggcggcggcggaggccggcGCGTCGTCGATGCTGAGCGCGATCGGGTCGAGCATCTGCGGGAGCAACCAGGTGTTGGTGCAGCGCGCGGTGGGCGCGCCGGGGCGCGCGAACGCGAACGCCATGGGCAGCAGGGGCAACGAGGCGTCCTCGTCGGGGCGGTCCAACTACTGCTTcggcaccgccaccaccaccaccacgaccgaGCCGACAAGCACCAGCAACCGGAGCAGCAAGCGCAAGCGGCTCGACACCGAGGACTCGGAGAGCCCCAGCGAG GACGCGGAGTCGGAGTCCGCCGCCATGTTGGCGCGCAAGCCGCCGCAGAAGATGACGACGGCGCGGAGGAGCCGCGCCGCCGAAGTGCACAACCTCTCGGAGAGG AAGAGACGAGACAGGATAAACGAGAAGATGAGAGCCCTGCAAGAGCTCATACCTCACTGCAACAAG CAGACGGACAAGGCGTCAATGCTTGACGAGGCGATCGAGTACCTCAAGTCGCTGCAGCTGCAAGTGCAG ATGATGTGGATGGGCAGCGGCATCGCGGCGCCACCGGCGGTGATGTTCCCCGGCGTGCACCAGTACCTACCGCGGATGGGCGTCGGGATGGGCCCGGCGGCGGCGATGCCGTCCATGCCGCGGCTGCCGTTCATGGCCGCCCCGCAGCCGGTGGTGCCCACCAACGCGCAGGTGAACGTCAACCCAGTGCCGGGCTACCGGGGCCACCACCACATGCCGGCGGCGGTGGGCATCACGGAGCCGTACGGGCACTACCTCGGCGTCAGCCAcctgcagccgccgccgtcgcag CACTACGTGCAGGGCGTGGGCTACTACCCGCCGCTGGGGGcgaaggccatgcagcagcagattCCAGAGCTTCATCACGTGCCGGGCCCCGGTGGCAGCATGCCGGCCGGCGGCGCGCCCGGAATGCTGCCCCCAGAGAGCGCGCCAAGCAGAGGACCAG
- the LOC136520602 gene encoding transcription factor PHYTOCHROME INTERACTING FACTOR-LIKE 13-like isoform X8, whose translation MNQFVHDWSNMGDTSRPLGEDDDLIELLWCNGHVVMQSQTHRKVPPRPDKAAVVAPPPAPASVPQEDEGGLWSPFALADSLDKDIFSEFFYEAPAAVEAAATPVASGGTGTEAAVGKSCRHVVPAEADRRGGACPVSEDPCDLMPPPKSTPASCSRQQTRSLANGGDNAGDLSDLIVRSGSAGKSAAAGAAAAEAGASSMLSAIGSSICGSNQVLVQRAVGAPGRANANAMGSRGNEASSSGRSNYCFGTATTTTTTEPTSTSNRSSKRKRLDTEDSESPSEDAESESAAMLARKPPQKMTTARRSRAAEVHNLSERKRRDRINEKMRALQELIPHCNKQTDKASMLDEAIEYLKSLQLQVQMMWMGSGIAAPPAVMFPGVHQYLPRMGVGMGPAAAMPSMPRLPFMAAPQPVVPTNAQVNVNPVPGYRGHHHMPAAVGITEPYGHYLGVSHLQPPPSQHYVQGVGYYPPLGAKAMQQQIPELHHVPGPGGSMPAGGAPGMLPPESAPSRGPDPGEPQTEEHDYTEKLGDDLQVPSPSTTTRETIGRIRGLVPTLKFG comes from the exons ATGAACCAGTTCGTCCATGATTGGAGCAACATGGGAGACACCTCCAGGCCGCTCGG CGAAGACGATGACCTCATTGAGCTGCTCTGGTGCAACGGCCATGTCGTCATGCAGAGCCAGACCCACCGGAAGGTGCCGCCGAGGCCCGACAAGGCTGCGGTGGTGGCGCCTCCTCCAGCCCCCGCGTCGGTGCCGCAAGAAGACGAGGGCGGCCTCTGGTCCCCCTTCGCGCTGGCCGACTCGCTTGACAAGGACATCTTCTCGGAGTTCTTCTACGAGGCACCAGcagcggtggaggcggcggcgacaCCGGTGGCCTCTGGTGGCACCGGCACCGAAGCCGCCGTGGGCAAGTCGTGCAGGCACGTCGTTCCAGCGGAGGCCGACAGGCGCGGCGGGGCGTGCCCGGTGTCCGAGGACCCGTGCGACCTGATGCCGCCGCCCAAGTCGACGCCCGCGTCCTGCTCCAGGCAGCAGACGAGGAGCCTGGCCAACGGCGGCGACAATGCCGGCGACCTCTCGGACCTCATCGTCCGGTCGGGGAGCGCGGGGAAGTCGGctgcggcgggggcggcggcggcggaggccggcGCGTCGTCGATGCTGAGCGCGATCGGGTCGAGCATCTGCGGGAGCAACCAGGTGTTGGTGCAGCGCGCGGTGGGCGCGCCGGGGCGCGCGAACGCGAACGCCATGGGCAGCAGGGGCAACGAGGCGTCCTCGTCGGGGCGGTCCAACTACTGCTTcggcaccgccaccaccaccaccacgaccgaGCCGACAAGCACCAGCAACCGGAGCAGCAAGCGCAAGCGGCTCGACACCGAGGACTCGGAGAGCCCCAGCGAG GACGCGGAGTCGGAGTCCGCCGCCATGTTGGCGCGCAAGCCGCCGCAGAAGATGACGACGGCGCGGAGGAGCCGCGCCGCCGAAGTGCACAACCTCTCGGAGAGG AAGAGACGAGACAGGATAAACGAGAAGATGAGAGCCCTGCAAGAGCTCATACCTCACTGCAACAAG CAGACGGACAAGGCGTCAATGCTTGACGAGGCGATCGAGTACCTCAAGTCGCTGCAGCTGCAAGTGCAG ATGATGTGGATGGGCAGCGGCATCGCGGCGCCACCGGCGGTGATGTTCCCCGGCGTGCACCAGTACCTACCGCGGATGGGCGTCGGGATGGGCCCGGCGGCGGCGATGCCGTCCATGCCGCGGCTGCCGTTCATGGCCGCCCCGCAGCCGGTGGTGCCCACCAACGCGCAGGTGAACGTCAACCCAGTGCCGGGCTACCGGGGCCACCACCACATGCCGGCGGCGGTGGGCATCACGGAGCCGTACGGGCACTACCTCGGCGTCAGCCAcctgcagccgccgccgtcgcag CACTACGTGCAGGGCGTGGGCTACTACCCGCCGCTGGGGGcgaaggccatgcagcagcagattCCAGAGCTTCATCACGTGCCGGGCCCCGGTGGCAGCATGCCGGCCGGCGGCGCGCCCGGAATGCTGCCCCCAGAGAGCGCGCCAAGCAGAGGACCAG